The Kribbella sp. HUAS MG21 genome includes the window ACTGGTGCCGACACCGTAGGGAACTGGACGCCAGGAACGCAATACTTCGATCTGAGATTGCAAAAACGTGACTTCCTGTGGGAGATTGCTCGCCAGAGGGCAAACGACAGCAGCCGCCGACCTGTCGGTCAGCGGCTGCCAGGTGCTGTGTCGGGCTAGATGCGCGCCCGCGCGGTCGACGCGCGGACGACGAGCTCAGGCTCGAACAGCAGCTCGTCGGCCGGTACGACGGCGCGCTCGATCAGCGCGACCAGCATGTCGACGGCGGCCCGGCCCATCGCGTCGATCGGCTGCCGGACCGTGGTCAGCGGCGGGTCGGTGCAGTTCATCATCGCGGAGTCGTCGTACCCGATCACCGACACCTCGTCGGGCACGCTCAGGCCGGCCCGGCGGACCGCGCGGATCGCCCCGAGCGCGAGGATGTCGCTGGCGCAGACGATGCCGGTGACGCCGGCGTTCACCAGTTTGGTCGCCGCCGCGTGGCCGCCCTCGAGCGAGAACATCGTGTGCTCGACCAGCTGCGGGTCGGCCTCCTCCGCGGCCAGGAAGGCGTCCAGCTTCCGCCGCGACGGGATGTGGTCGCGCGGGCCGAGCACCATGCCGATCCGCCGGTGACCGAGCGCGCGCAGGTGCCCGATCGCCATCTCGGCCGCGACATGGTCGTCGGACGAGACCTGCGGGAACCCGAGGTGGTCGACCGCCGCGTTGACCAGTACGGTCGGCAGCTTGCGCTCCTGGATGAGCTCGTAGTGCTGGTGCGGTGCGTCCGCCTGGGCGTAGAACCCGCCGGCGAACACGACCCCCGACACCTGCTGCTGGAGGAGCAGGTCCACGTAGTCGGCCTCGGACACGCCGCCGACCGTCCGGGTGCAGAGCAAGGACGTGAAACCTTGCTGCGCCAGCGCGCCGCCGACGACCTCGGCGAACGCGGGGAAGATCGGGTTCTGCAACTCCGGCAGCACCAGGCCGACCAGCCGGGCGCGGTCGCCGCGCAGCTGCGTGGGCCGCTCGTACCCGAGCACGTCGAGCGCGGTGAGCACGGCCTCCCGGGTGGCTTCGGACACTCCGGGCTTCCCGTTCAGGACGCGGCTGACCGTGGCCTCGCTGACCCCGACCTTCCGGGCCACCTCTGCAAGTCGTCGTGTCATGACGCAAACCCTACGCCTTCCAACGCAAGAACTTGCAAGGACTTGCGTACACCGTTTCGCGGGCCGGATCTGCTCCCTGAGAGATCAGGATGCTGACAGACTGGTCTCCGTGCCCCGATTCGTCGCCACCCGCCCGGACACCGGTCTGCTGTCGCTCCCCTGGGACGTCCCGCTGGAGGACTGGCCGGAGGACCAGCTCGTCGCGCTGCCCCGCGGTATCTCCCGGCACGTGGTCCGGTTCGTCCGGGTCAACGGCAGCGTGTACGCGATCAAGGAGGTCCTCGAGCACCTGGCGATGCACGAGTACCGCCTGCTCCGCGACCTCGAACGGCTGGAGGCGCCGTCGGTCGAACCGGTCGGCGTGATCACCGACCGGGTGGACCGCAACGGCGAGCCGATCGACTCGATCCTGATCACCCGGCACCTGCAGTTCTCGCTGCCGTACCGCGCGCTGTTCTCCAGCACGCTGCGCCCGGACACCGTCAACCGGCTGATCGACGCGCTGGTCGCGCTGATCGTCCGGCTGCACCTGAACGGCTTCTTCTGGGGCGACTGCTCGCTGTCCAACACCTTGTTCCGCCGCGACGCCGGTGCGTTCGCGGCGTACCTCGTGGACGCCGAGACCGGCGAGCTGCACCAGGACATCTCCGACGGCCAGCGGGCGCACGACCTCTATACCGCCGAGATCAACCTGTTCGGCGAGCTGCTCGACCTGCAGGAGGGCGGGCTGCTCGACGAGGACATCGACCCACAGGAGACCGTCGAGTCGATCCAGAAGCGGTACGAGGCGCTCTGGGCCGAGCTGACCGCGCCGGAGGAGTTCGCGACCGACGAGATGCACCGGCTGGATTCCCGGATCCGGCGGCTGAACGAGCTCGGCTTCGACGTCGCCGAGATCGACATCATCACCGACTGGGACGGCAGCCAGGTCCGCATCCAGCCGAAGGTCGTCGACGCCGGGCACCACTCGCGGCGGCTGCTCCGGCTCACCGGCCTGGACGTCGAGGAGAACCAGGCGCGCCGGCTGCTCAACGACCTGGACTCGTTCGCGGCCGCGACCGACCAACAGAACGAGGACGAGGAGATCGTCGCCCACCAGTGGCTGACCGAGGTGTTCGAGCCGGTCGTCCGGTCGGTGCCGCGCAACCTGCGGCGCAAGCTCGAGCCCGCCGAGGTCTTCCACGAGGTGCTCGAGCACCGCTGGTTCCTTTCCGAGCAGGCAGGCCATGAGGTGGACACCATGGAGGCGGCCCGCTCGTACGTGAACGACGTCCTCGCCGCGAAGCCGGACGAGAAGCTGGCGCTGCCGACGCCGACGCTTCCCGAGCCGGACTAGCGCGCCGTGTAGACGCGGATGTAGTCGACGTCGAACGAGTTCGGGAACGGGGTGGTCGCGTCCGGCGGCCAAAGCCGGTGGTCGGCGCGAGCCCGGTCGACCAGTCCGGCGGCGGCCAGCGCCGCCGCGCGTCGTCGTACCGTCATCTCGTACCTCCGTCACTTGATTCCGGATGTGGAGAAGCCGCTGACGAAGCGAGGTTGCATGAAGAGGAACAGGACCAGGACCGGGAGCACGTACATCACGGCTCCGGCGGCGACCAGGTTGTTGAGGGGCAGGCCCTTGTCGTTCACGTAGCCGGAGGCCATCGCGACCGCGAGCGTCGTACTGTCCTGGCTGAGGAACATCGCCGGCCCCACGAAGTCGCCCCACGCGCCGGTGAAGGACAGGATCACGCTGGCCGCGATCACCGGCCACGACTGCGGCAGGAAGATCCGCCAGAAGATCCCGACGTACCCGCAGCCGTCGATGATCGCGGCCTCCTCCATCTCTCGCGGGATCCCGGCGAAGAACTGCCGGAACAGGAAGATCAGAAAGGCGCTGCCGCCGAGCCCCCACGCGACCCACGGCCAGTACGTGTTCACCATGTGCAGCTTCGCGAAGATCAGGTACGTCGGCACCAACGTCACGATCCCGGGCAGCATCATCGTGGCCAGCAGGACGACGAACAGCTGCTTCTTCCCCGGCGCCGACAACCGCGCGAACCCGAACCCGACCCACGCCGAGCTCAGCGTGGTCAGCGTCGTGGTGATGAACGCGATCGTCAGCGAGTTCTGCGTCGCGCCGAGGAAGTTCACCTTGCTGATCGCGTCGGTGTAGTTCGCCGGCCGCGGCTCCTGCGGCCACCAGGTCGGCGGGAACGACGCCATCTCGGCCGGCGACTTCAGCGAGGTCAGCACCAGCCACGCGATCGGGCTGAGCATCGCCACGACGACGGCCAGCAGCACCAGCCACAGCGCCCACCGATAGGTCCGGGTCATTTCTTGCCCTCCGGCTCGACGGTGTAGAACACGGTGCGGGCGCTGACCTTGATGATCACCAGCGTCACCAGCAGGATCACCGCGAACAGCAGCCACAACATCGCCGACGCGTACCCGAACCGCGAGGCGCTGAAGTACTGCGCGAACACGTGGATCATGTAGAGGTAGTTGCCCTGCGGCACGGTCCCCGCGCCGCTCAGCGACCCCGACGACAACAGCAACGGCGCGAACGACTGCAGCGACCCGATCACCCCGGTGATCACCTGGAACAGGATCACCGGCGACAGCAACGGCACCGTGATCCGCGTGAACGACTGCCAGTACGACGCCCCGTCGACCTGCGCCGCCTCGAGCAGCTCGCGCGGGATGTCCTGCAGCCCGGCCAGCGAGATGATCATCGACCCGCCGCAGCCCCACAACACCAGCGCGTACAGCACGTACCGCACGTTCGGATCGACCAGCCAGGTGATCGGGTCCGCGCCGAGCCCGCTGAGGACACCGTTGGCCGCACCCGCGTCCCGGTCGAAGATCAACCGGAACGTCAGCGCCGCGCCCACCGGAGGCACCACCGCCGGCAGGTAGATCAGGCCGCGCAGCAGTCCGCGTCCCTTGATCGGCTGGTTCAGCATCACCGCCAGCAGCAACCCGGCGAGGATCGACAGCGGCACCGTCACCAGCGCGAACAGCCCGGTCTTGCCCAGCGAGCTCAGCGTCAGCGGATCCTGGAAGATCTCCACGTAGTTGTCGAAGCCGACGAAATGGGTCCGCGGCGAGAGCCCGTCGGAGTCGGTCAGGCTGAGCCA containing:
- a CDS encoding carbohydrate ABC transporter permease — translated: MTRTYRWALWLVLLAVVVAMLSPIAWLVLTSLKSPAEMASFPPTWWPQEPRPANYTDAISKVNFLGATQNSLTIAFITTTLTTLSSAWVGFGFARLSAPGKKQLFVVLLATMMLPGIVTLVPTYLIFAKLHMVNTYWPWVAWGLGGSAFLIFLFRQFFAGIPREMEEAAIIDGCGYVGIFWRIFLPQSWPVIAASVILSFTGAWGDFVGPAMFLSQDSTTLAVAMASGYVNDKGLPLNNLVAAGAVMYVLPVLVLFLFMQPRFVSGFSTSGIK
- a CDS encoding DUF4032 domain-containing protein, yielding MPRFVATRPDTGLLSLPWDVPLEDWPEDQLVALPRGISRHVVRFVRVNGSVYAIKEVLEHLAMHEYRLLRDLERLEAPSVEPVGVITDRVDRNGEPIDSILITRHLQFSLPYRALFSSTLRPDTVNRLIDALVALIVRLHLNGFFWGDCSLSNTLFRRDAGAFAAYLVDAETGELHQDISDGQRAHDLYTAEINLFGELLDLQEGGLLDEDIDPQETVESIQKRYEALWAELTAPEEFATDEMHRLDSRIRRLNELGFDVAEIDIITDWDGSQVRIQPKVVDAGHHSRRLLRLTGLDVEENQARRLLNDLDSFAAATDQQNEDEEIVAHQWLTEVFEPVVRSVPRNLRRKLEPAEVFHEVLEHRWFLSEQAGHEVDTMEAARSYVNDVLAAKPDEKLALPTPTLPEPD
- a CDS encoding sugar ABC transporter permease, with product MSSALTEVRRTTTAAAAPPADRRKKPPGLKRARTFYLFVAPWIIGFVALTVFPLGYAFWLSLTDSDGLSPRTHFVGFDNYVEIFQDPLTLSSLGKTGLFALVTVPLSILAGLLLAVMLNQPIKGRGLLRGLIYLPAVVPPVGAALTFRLIFDRDAGAANGVLSGLGADPITWLVDPNVRYVLYALVLWGCGGSMIISLAGLQDIPRELLEAAQVDGASYWQSFTRITVPLLSPVILFQVITGVIGSLQSFAPLLLSSGSLSGAGTVPQGNYLYMIHVFAQYFSASRFGYASAMLWLLFAVILLVTLVIIKVSARTVFYTVEPEGKK
- a CDS encoding LacI family DNA-binding transcriptional regulator, translated to MTRRLAEVARKVGVSEATVSRVLNGKPGVSEATREAVLTALDVLGYERPTQLRGDRARLVGLVLPELQNPIFPAFAEVVGGALAQQGFTSLLCTRTVGGVSEADYVDLLLQQQVSGVVFAGGFYAQADAPHQHYELIQERKLPTVLVNAAVDHLGFPQVSSDDHVAAEMAIGHLRALGHRRIGMVLGPRDHIPSRRKLDAFLAAEEADPQLVEHTMFSLEGGHAAATKLVNAGVTGIVCASDILALGAIRAVRRAGLSVPDEVSVIGYDDSAMMNCTDPPLTTVRQPIDAMGRAAVDMLVALIERAVVPADELLFEPELVVRASTARARI